From the genome of Paracidovorax avenae:
CGCATTCGACTATGGAGAACACGCGGTGTTGCTGCCGGCACTGGCCGGCCTGCGCGCATCGGCGCCCCATAGCCGCCTGGCCGTCGTGCAGGTGCCGCCCTCGCAACTGGCGGCCAAGGCGGAACAGGGAGACATCGACCTTGCCTTCCATACCGGGGAGCAAGCGCCCCCAGGCCTGCGGCGCAGGCTGCTCTTCACGGAGCGCTACGTCCTGGCGGGGCGCGCAGGCCATCCCGGGCTCAGGCGCCGCCCCACCCTGGCACAGTTCTGCCGGCTGGACCATGCCATCGTCTCTCCCGACGGCGGCGGCTTCCACGGAGCAACCGATACGGCCCTGGCGAAACTCGGGCTCGAAAGGCGGGTGGCGCTGTCGGTCCCCCATTTCCTGTTCCTCGCGTCCGTGCTCGCCAGCACCGACTGCGTGGCCATGGTGCCCTCGCGGCTGGTCCGCGGCAACGCGGGGCTGAAGATCGTCGAGCCACCCCTGGAGGTCGCCGGCTTCGACATGCTCATGCTCTGGCCGGAGCGGGTCCACCGGGATCCCGCCCACCAGTGGCTGCGCGACCAGCTCGCGGGCACGGCATGACCCGCATTGCATGACTCGCATTGCGTGATGGCGCAGGCGTGAAAAGGCCCCGGAACGCCGTGCGGCGCGCCGGGGCCTGAGGGGCACGAAAGATTACTTCGTGGCGTCCTTGATGTTTTCCTTGGCATCGCCGTAGTTCTTCTGGACGTTGCCTTCCACCTGCTTGGCCATGCCCTTCGCTTGCTGCTCAGGGCTGTTGAACACTTCGCCGGTCTTTTGCTGGACCTTGCCAGCCGCTTCCTTCACGGCGCCCTTGATTTGATCGGTGTTCATGATGAAGTCCTTTCGGTGATGGGTTTCGGGCAGGGATGAAAAGCTCCATGCCTCGGTGCAAATCGTAGGGCGCACGCGCCGCAGCGGTCGCGGGGCAATGCCGGCTGTGCCCGTAAGGTCGAGCCTACAAGGCTGCGCCCTCAACCGTGCTCCGTCACTTCCACCGCTTCTGCGCTGCAATGATGTTCAGCGGGTAGCCGCGGCGCCCCTGCACCTGCCGCAGGACGATACGGCTGGCGAAGCGTTCGATGCCGATGTCGGCCTCGAGCATCCTGTCCATCACCGACTGGAAGTGGCCGATGCCCGGCGCGACGATCTTCAGCAGATAGTCGTATCCGCCGCTGACGTTGTACCACTCGACGATCTCCTCGTAGCCGGCGACAGCCTCCTCGAACCTGCGGAAATCATGCGGGCGGTGATTGCCGAGCGTGATCTCCGAAAACACGATGACGTGCTCGCCCAGCTTGTCCAGCGCGATATCCGCGCCATAGCTGCGGATCACCCCGGCCTCCTGCAGCCGCTTCGTACGCAGGAGGCAGGGGCTGGCACTCAGGCCCACCGACTCCGCCAGTTCGACATTCGAGCAGCGCCCTTCGCGCTGGAGGTGCACGAGGATCTTCAGATCGAAACGGTCGAAGGGGACTGCCGATTTCATGGCGCCATCGTATGTGCAGCGGACTATGCCGGCGTGCGCGCAGCCTCGGCGAGCGACGCATCGAGCACTTCGACGATCATGCCGGCCTGTTCCGCGGACAGCACCAGCGGCGGACGGATCTTCAGTACGTTGTGCCCCTGGGCGCAGGCGCTCAGCAACACACCCTTGTCGCGCATCCGGTTCACCACCCGGCTGGTCAGGCCGCGGTCCGGCGCACGCGTCGCGCGGTCCGACACGAGCTCGACTCCCACGAACAGGCCCGCCCCACGCACATCGCCGATCGCTTCGTGCTTCGCTGCGAGGGTTGTGATGCCGTCCAGCAACTGATTGCCGACCTGCCCGGCATGCTCCACCAGCCGGTCCCGCTCGATCGTCTCGAGCACCGCCAGGGCCGCCGCGCACGACACGGTGTTGCCTGCGAAGGTGTTGAAGTAGCGCGAGTTCTTGCCGAACTCCGCCAGCGCATCGGCCGTCGCGAGCAGGCCCGCGATCGGCTGGCCATTACCCATCGGCTTGCCCAGGGTGACGATGTCCGGCGCGAGGCCGTGGCGCTGAAAGCCCCACAGGTGCTCGCCGGTGCGGCCGAAGCCGGGCTGAACCTCGTCGGCGATGAACAGGCCACCGGCCCGCCGGATGGCGTCCACGGCTCCCTTCAGGAAGCCCGCCGGTCCGGGCAGGATGCCGTCGCTGGTGAACAGCGAATCGACGATCAGCGCCGCCGGCCGGATGCCGTGCCGCCGCAGGTCGGCCACCGCCGC
Proteins encoded in this window:
- a CDS encoding LysR family transcriptional regulator, with product MTNSLRQLDLNLLVTLDALLVEHNVTRAAERLHLSQPAVSLQLARLREFFADPLLIPGTRGMRPTARAEELREPLRNALSALAQAVVPSGPFDPAPSRQTWRVAAFDYGEHAVLLPALAGLRASAPHSRLAVVQVPPSQLAAKAEQGDIDLAFHTGEQAPPGLRRRLLFTERYVLAGRAGHPGLRRRPTLAQFCRLDHAIVSPDGGGFHGATDTALAKLGLERRVALSVPHFLFLASVLASTDCVAMVPSRLVRGNAGLKIVEPPLEVAGFDMLMLWPERVHRDPAHQWLRDQLAGTA
- a CDS encoding CsbD family protein; amino-acid sequence: MNTDQIKGAVKEAAGKVQQKTGEVFNSPEQQAKGMAKQVEGNVQKNYGDAKENIKDATK
- a CDS encoding Lrp/AsnC family transcriptional regulator, giving the protein MKSAVPFDRFDLKILVHLQREGRCSNVELAESVGLSASPCLLRTKRLQEAGVIRSYGADIALDKLGEHVIVFSEITLGNHRPHDFRRFEEAVAGYEEIVEWYNVSGGYDYLLKIVAPGIGHFQSVMDRMLEADIGIERFASRIVLRQVQGRRGYPLNIIAAQKRWK
- a CDS encoding aspartate aminotransferase family protein yields the protein MKTTEDFNMVNAYIPGRADVGPATEAMIARRNALLGPAYRLMYEHPLHIVRGEGAWLEDPAGRRYLDAYNNVTSLGHCHPAVADAICRQVRTLATNTRYLHDTILELAERLLATVPGTGLAHLMLTCTGSEANDLAYRIAKVRTGGTGVIVTDTAYHGITDAVSQFSPSLGVTVDLGPHVRLVPAPRLYHAEGADLAERFTRDVEAAVADLRRHGIRPAALIVDSLFTSDGILPGPAGFLKGAVDAIRRAGGLFIADEVQPGFGRTGEHLWGFQRHGLAPDIVTLGKPMGNGQPIAGLLATADALAEFGKNSRYFNTFAGNTVSCAAALAVLETIERDRLVEHAGQVGNQLLDGITTLAAKHEAIGDVRGAGLFVGVELVSDRATRAPDRGLTSRVVNRMRDKGVLLSACAQGHNVLKIRPPLVLSAEQAGMIVEVLDASLAEAARTPA